In Streptomyces sp. NBC_00483, a single window of DNA contains:
- a CDS encoding carbohydrate ABC transporter permease, with protein sequence MTATLTKAQPRKDDHRERRRGRPRATAQRRNWAGGLAGWCWLVVVIIPLYWTLITSLKDQSTYYSGNALLPSGDSTFDNYRLVIESDFLHYFLNSVVVAVGAVVPAITFSFMAAYAIVRGWRMRFLRMVNGLFLMGLAIPLQATIIPIYLIIIKLHLYDSLLALILPSIAFAIPLSVLVLSNFIRDVPEELFDSMRVDGATEWSTLWRLAAPLTRPALITVTIYNALTIWNGFLLPLILTQSPSQRTLPLAVWTLQGQFQVNVPAILAAVILTTLPILILYAFGRRQLLSGLTAGIGK encoded by the coding sequence ATGACCGCCACACTGACCAAGGCACAACCGCGGAAGGACGACCACCGCGAACGCCGACGCGGCCGCCCCCGGGCGACCGCCCAGCGGCGCAACTGGGCGGGCGGCCTGGCCGGATGGTGCTGGCTCGTCGTCGTCATCATCCCTCTGTACTGGACCCTGATCACCAGCCTCAAGGACCAGAGCACCTACTACAGCGGCAACGCGCTGCTGCCGTCGGGCGACTCCACCTTCGACAACTACCGGTTGGTCATCGAATCCGACTTCCTCCACTACTTCCTCAACAGCGTCGTGGTCGCCGTCGGAGCGGTGGTTCCGGCGATCACGTTCTCCTTCATGGCCGCCTACGCGATCGTGCGCGGCTGGCGGATGCGGTTCCTGCGGATGGTGAACGGCCTCTTCCTCATGGGCCTCGCCATCCCACTGCAGGCCACGATCATCCCGATCTACCTGATCATCATCAAGCTGCACCTCTACGACAGCCTTTTGGCACTCATCCTCCCCTCCATCGCCTTCGCCATCCCGCTCTCCGTGCTGGTGCTGTCCAACTTCATCCGCGACGTGCCCGAGGAGCTCTTCGACTCGATGCGGGTTGACGGAGCCACCGAGTGGTCCACGCTGTGGCGCCTCGCGGCGCCGCTCACCCGCCCCGCCCTCATCACCGTGACCATCTACAACGCCCTGACGATCTGGAACGGATTCCTGCTGCCGCTGATCCTCACCCAGAGCCCGTCCCAGCGGACCCTGCCGCTCGCCGTGTGGACCCTGCAGGGCCAGTTCCAGGTCAACGTCCCCGCGATCCTCGCCGCGGTCATCCTCACGACCCTGCCGATCCTGATCCTGTACGCGTTCGGCCGCCGGCAACTGCTCAGCGGGCTGACGGCCGGGATCGGCAAGTGA
- a CDS encoding OsmC family protein: MTTDNALRSVSIERSGPGRFSATNVRGGTLTFRTGEGTDFTPVELFLAALGGCTAVDVEVATTRHTEPDGFVVTASGDKVEDEGGNRMADLSVTFHVTFPDGPEGDRARAILPRAVKSSHDRLCTVSRTVEAGTSVTATVSDA; the protein is encoded by the coding sequence ATGACGACTGACAACGCACTGCGCAGCGTGTCCATCGAACGTTCCGGCCCGGGCCGGTTCAGCGCGACCAACGTCCGTGGGGGCACGCTGACCTTCCGTACCGGCGAGGGCACGGACTTCACCCCGGTCGAGCTCTTCCTCGCCGCGCTCGGTGGCTGCACCGCCGTCGACGTGGAGGTCGCCACGACGCGGCACACCGAGCCGGACGGGTTCGTCGTCACGGCGTCCGGGGACAAGGTCGAGGACGAGGGCGGCAACCGGATGGCGGACCTCTCCGTCACCTTCCACGTCACCTTTCCCGACGGCCCGGAAGGGGACCGGGCCCGCGCGATCCTGCCGCGGGCCGTGAAGAGCTCGCACGACCGCCTGTGCACGGTGAGCCGCACCGTCGAGGCGGGCACCTCGGTCACCGCCACCGTGTCGGACGCCTGA
- a CDS encoding MFS transporter: MSSASSAPPRPDTTAPSRYRWVVLLLCWAGFTMTSVDRSTWGPASPAVSESWGVPLSALGIFATCYFIGYAISNAIGGFLTDWVGSRLVLGVSLLASGSLMVAFGSTASVPVGLAVQAAIGLFAGVEFSAGMKLITTWMPAQEIGRASGIFMTATSLGTVVANAVVPTLSSSAGWGASYHFFGSVTVVLAVLCAVFLRNGPVTAEPDVSAEQSVRRRALPDIRPLARNRDLLLLGAAGFGGLWGTYGFVTWSNTLMIKGSGIDPVDAGIVVVIFSSVAVVVKPLMGWITDRLGYGMRLPTMAILLLFSATLLAFGSLHSYALFLLVAPLLGIGAYAYSTLTAAMIPVLSGTRLAGSAAGACNAVWQLGSVTVPAVIGPVFSATGSFRAAFAVLAVGPFLGAAVLLGVRDDRPGHTARTSELSAQTVRTSPGPSESSLYLPDTAHNSLN, translated from the coding sequence ATGAGTTCCGCTTCTTCTGCCCCGCCCCGCCCTGATACGACCGCGCCATCCCGCTATCGCTGGGTCGTGCTCCTGCTGTGCTGGGCCGGGTTCACCATGACGTCCGTCGACCGCTCGACCTGGGGGCCTGCCTCACCCGCCGTCAGCGAGTCCTGGGGAGTTCCGCTTTCCGCCCTCGGGATCTTCGCCACCTGCTACTTCATCGGCTACGCGATATCCAACGCCATCGGCGGCTTCCTCACCGACTGGGTCGGCAGCCGACTCGTGCTCGGCGTCAGCCTGCTGGCCTCCGGCTCGCTCATGGTGGCGTTCGGCTCCACCGCCTCCGTCCCGGTCGGGCTGGCGGTGCAGGCGGCGATCGGACTGTTCGCCGGGGTGGAGTTCTCCGCCGGCATGAAGCTGATCACGACCTGGATGCCGGCCCAGGAGATCGGCCGCGCCAGCGGCATCTTCATGACTGCGACGTCGCTGGGCACCGTCGTCGCCAACGCGGTGGTGCCCACCCTGTCCAGCAGTGCCGGCTGGGGCGCGTCGTACCACTTCTTCGGCTCCGTGACCGTGGTGCTGGCCGTCCTGTGCGCGGTGTTCCTGCGCAACGGACCCGTCACCGCCGAGCCGGACGTGTCGGCCGAACAGAGCGTCCGCAGACGGGCGTTGCCCGACATCAGGCCGCTGGCCCGCAATCGGGACCTGCTCCTGCTCGGTGCCGCCGGATTCGGCGGCCTGTGGGGTACGTACGGCTTCGTCACCTGGTCCAACACGCTGATGATCAAGGGGAGCGGAATCGACCCCGTGGACGCGGGGATCGTGGTCGTGATCTTTTCGTCGGTCGCGGTCGTCGTGAAGCCGCTCATGGGATGGATCACCGACCGGCTCGGCTATGGCATGCGCCTGCCGACCATGGCGATCCTGCTGCTCTTCAGCGCCACCCTGCTCGCCTTCGGCTCGCTGCACAGCTACGCATTGTTCCTCCTCGTCGCACCCCTCCTGGGGATCGGCGCCTACGCCTACTCCACGCTCACCGCCGCGATGATCCCCGTCCTGTCGGGCACGAGGCTGGCAGGTTCGGCGGCGGGAGCCTGCAACGCCGTCTGGCAGCTCGGCAGTGTCACCGTCCCGGCGGTCATCGGCCCGGTGTTCAGCGCGACGGGCTCGTTCCGCGCGGCCTTCGCCGTCCTCGCCGTCGGTCCGTTCCTCGGGGCGGCGGTACTGCTGGGCGTGCGCGACGACCGACCTGGTCACACGGCACGGACGAGCGAGCTCTCGGCCCAGACGGTAAGGACATCTCCCGGGCCTTCGGAGAGCTCGCTGTACCTGCCGGACACGGCACACAATTCCCTTAACTAA
- a CDS encoding FAD-dependent oxidoreductase — translation MSSTDMGRPVAPSAGRSQNDADGSSDYDVVVVGGGAGGVGAAVGAAQSGAKVLLIEQYPFLGGAATISSVLSLCGIFDQRGEKVVAGVADQLLDRLREHGAYREKTMGWTGNRIVLLDAETTKLAYDEVTAAAGVDVRLHSTLIGAERLGDRVTALELHHRGGRETVRAAAFVDGSGDGALLAEAGAEIRVEPVERRQTSSLVCRFGGVTEDADLSREGTRAAVAEYATSGGVQLPRDYGIMVRLPLTGEIMAILVDEQVDALDAEALSRDEAAGRRQSRRYLEALRKHLPGWSGAYLIETGPQMGIRETRHLVGRTSLTAEDVLTSRKQPDESIARCGWPVEDHAGRGVTRYAPLAEQSWYDVPYGAICSSDTDNLWAVGRLTSAQADAYASVRVMGTALATGHAAGVAAAQYASGRPHDLPAIRAELRGQGAIV, via the coding sequence ATGAGTTCGACGGACATGGGCCGGCCGGTGGCGCCGAGTGCCGGTCGTTCCCAAAACGACGCGGACGGCAGCAGCGACTACGACGTGGTCGTTGTCGGCGGTGGCGCGGGCGGTGTCGGGGCGGCGGTGGGCGCGGCGCAGAGCGGGGCGAAGGTGCTGCTGATCGAGCAGTACCCGTTCCTGGGCGGGGCGGCCACGATCAGTTCCGTGCTGTCTCTGTGCGGCATCTTCGACCAACGCGGCGAGAAGGTCGTGGCCGGCGTGGCCGACCAACTCCTCGACCGGCTGCGCGAACACGGCGCCTACCGCGAGAAGACCATGGGCTGGACCGGCAACCGCATCGTCCTGCTGGACGCCGAGACGACCAAGCTCGCCTACGACGAGGTGACGGCGGCCGCCGGGGTGGACGTCCGCCTGCACTCCACTCTGATCGGAGCGGAGCGGCTCGGGGACCGCGTCACCGCCCTCGAACTCCACCACCGCGGCGGGCGCGAGACGGTTCGCGCCGCGGCGTTCGTCGACGGCAGCGGGGACGGCGCGCTGCTCGCCGAGGCGGGTGCGGAGATCCGGGTGGAGCCGGTCGAACGGCGCCAGACCAGTTCGCTGGTGTGCCGGTTCGGCGGCGTCACCGAGGACGCGGACCTGTCCCGCGAAGGCACCCGGGCCGCGGTCGCCGAGTACGCCACATCCGGCGGCGTCCAACTCCCGCGCGACTACGGGATCATGGTGCGGCTGCCGCTCACCGGCGAGATCATGGCGATCCTGGTGGACGAACAGGTCGACGCACTGGACGCGGAGGCCCTGAGCCGCGACGAGGCCGCCGGACGGCGCCAGTCGAGGCGCTACCTGGAGGCGCTGCGCAAGCACCTTCCGGGCTGGTCCGGCGCCTACCTGATCGAGACCGGGCCCCAGATGGGCATCCGCGAGACCCGCCACCTGGTGGGCCGCACGAGCCTGACCGCCGAGGACGTTCTCACCTCGCGCAAGCAGCCAGACGAGTCGATCGCCCGCTGCGGCTGGCCCGTCGAGGACCACGCCGGTCGCGGCGTCACCCGCTACGCGCCACTCGCCGAACAGAGCTGGTACGACGTGCCGTACGGCGCGATCTGCTCGTCCGATACGGACAACCTCTGGGCGGTGGGCCGTCTGACCAGTGCCCAGGCCGACGCGTACGCCTCGGTGCGGGTCATGGGAACCGCCCTGGCCACCGGGCATGCGGCGGGCGTCGCCGCGGCCCAGTACGCCTCCGGCCGCCCGCACGACCTGCCCGCGATCCGCGCCGAACTGCGCGGCCAAGGCGCGATCGTCTGA
- a CDS encoding LysR family transcriptional regulator, giving the protein MAMDLRQLHYFTVIFEQRSVSRAAEHLCISQPALTRQLRQLERSLDAVLFERLPQGVSPTAAGQALYGHARLLLRLADTTREVVHSAGPVRESVRTGLPPGTPTPWLTQVLTSLRETVPEAELVLTDANSTGQLRMLREGHLDLALVHQRPPAQLTARLLYEQRIGLAVRPGHSLAARTVCRLEDLDDVRVLVHSREQVTEEHDQILGAAAACGVQPQWIFAWFTENALACATAGDAAAALLTRPSAHRLLPDWTWHPLAEPAFRLPTWIAHQPQTRAIIARVAAAFAAIPFQHDDPGSDNSSGPVRQPVQQPVQSAAMRAAAVLSAVDKAGRSARDQRADGMDREIAAGG; this is encoded by the coding sequence ATGGCGATGGATCTGCGGCAGCTGCACTACTTCACTGTGATCTTCGAGCAGCGCTCTGTTTCACGGGCGGCCGAGCACCTGTGCATCTCGCAGCCGGCGCTCACCCGCCAACTGCGCCAGCTCGAACGGTCCCTGGACGCCGTGCTGTTCGAGCGCCTCCCCCAAGGCGTCAGCCCGACCGCCGCCGGCCAGGCCCTCTACGGACATGCCCGGCTCCTGTTGCGCCTGGCCGACACCACCCGCGAGGTCGTCCACTCCGCCGGGCCGGTCCGCGAATCCGTCCGTACGGGACTGCCTCCCGGCACACCGACTCCATGGCTCACCCAGGTCCTCACCTCGCTCCGCGAGACGGTGCCCGAGGCCGAACTCGTCCTCACCGACGCCAACAGCACCGGTCAGCTGCGCATGCTGCGCGAGGGCCACCTCGACCTCGCCCTCGTCCACCAGCGTCCGCCAGCCCAGCTCACCGCCAGGCTTCTGTACGAGCAGCGGATCGGCCTTGCCGTCCGCCCCGGACACTCCCTCGCGGCACGTACCGTGTGCCGTCTCGAGGATCTGGACGACGTACGTGTCCTCGTCCACAGTCGCGAGCAGGTCACCGAGGAGCACGACCAGATCCTCGGTGCGGCAGCGGCCTGCGGAGTCCAACCCCAATGGATCTTCGCGTGGTTCACCGAGAACGCCCTGGCCTGCGCGACCGCCGGCGACGCGGCAGCGGCCCTGCTGACCCGCCCCAGCGCCCACCGCCTCCTGCCGGACTGGACCTGGCATCCCCTGGCCGAGCCGGCGTTCCGCCTCCCCACCTGGATCGCCCACCAGCCACAGACCCGCGCCATCATCGCTCGCGTCGCCGCGGCCTTCGCAGCCATACCTTTCCAGCATGACGACCCCGGCTCCGACAACTCATCCGGCCCGGTCCGGCAGCCGGTTCAGCAGCCGGTTCAGTCGGCGGCGATGCGGGCCGCGGCGGTTTTGAGTGCGGTCGACAAGGCGGGCAGGAGCGCTCGGGACCAACGGGCCGACGGCATGGACAGGGAGATCGCGGCGGGTGGGTAG
- a CDS encoding IclR family transcriptional regulator: protein MRNKPAYAVGSVDSALLLAIVLRQEGPMRVTDAAQRAGVSVSTAHRLLSTLVHRDFAVQLPDRRYDAGPQMGQAPSRAPVARLREAAGPELRALRDHWHETANLLLLDEEGTGVRFLATEEADQVLRVGDRTGRILPAYAASGGRALLARYDDAAVEAVLERCGLAPDQRGVHRRAIQRARREGHALNQEATETGLTALGVALPTGTAGYPPAAISLSMPSARWSRALLPALSTALKTAAARIAAD, encoded by the coding sequence ATGCGGAACAAACCTGCCTACGCCGTCGGCTCCGTCGACTCCGCCCTGCTGCTGGCGATCGTGCTGCGCCAGGAGGGTCCGATGCGGGTCACCGACGCCGCACAGCGGGCCGGGGTGTCCGTCTCGACCGCACACCGGCTGCTCTCCACGCTCGTGCACCGCGACTTCGCCGTGCAGCTGCCCGACCGCCGCTACGACGCCGGCCCCCAGATGGGTCAGGCCCCCTCCCGGGCACCCGTGGCCCGGCTGCGCGAGGCCGCCGGCCCGGAGCTGCGCGCGCTGCGCGACCACTGGCACGAGACCGCCAACCTTCTCCTGCTGGACGAAGAGGGCACCGGGGTCCGCTTCCTCGCCACCGAGGAGGCCGACCAGGTGCTCCGCGTCGGCGACCGCACCGGGCGCATCCTGCCCGCCTACGCCGCCTCCGGCGGCCGTGCACTGCTCGCCCGGTACGACGACGCCGCCGTGGAGGCGGTCCTGGAGCGCTGCGGACTCGCCCCGGATCAGCGCGGCGTACACCGGCGTGCCATCCAACGCGCCCGCCGCGAGGGCCACGCCCTCAACCAGGAGGCCACCGAGACCGGCCTCACGGCGCTGGGCGTCGCCCTGCCCACCGGCACGGCCGGCTACCCACCCGCCGCGATCTCCCTGTCCATGCCGTCGGCCCGTTGGTCCCGAGCGCTCCTGCCCGCCTTGTCGACCGCACTCAAAACCGCCGCGGCCCGCATCGCCGCCGACTGA
- a CDS encoding FAD-dependent monooxygenase has translation MQFHLDGYRPGDPSVKEAHPAAQDLEAGLPETADVLIVGCGPAGLVLAAQLAAFPGIRTLVVDRKDGPLQVGQADGVACRTVEMFEAFGLAEQLKQEAYQVNEVTFWRPDPTDRSSIVRTGRIQDVEEGISEMPHLIVNQARMLDFLREHMAGSAARIAPHYGLRVSAVEITGGAGAAEGPDGPGEYPVAVTLEHPGGTSVVRAKYVVGCDGARSAVRTAIGRRLEGDALNQTWGVLDVLVDTDFPDIRLKSVVQSEAGALLIIPREGGYLVRLYIELDAERYGDLLRERAVTPEVLAAAANRILRPYRVEVKDVGWWAVYEVGQRLCAKFDDVPDGETADRLPRVFIAGDACHTHSAKAGQGMNVSMADAFNLGWKLAGVLTGTAAPELLHTYSAERQQVAQDLIDFDRDFASKMAAGSGTPAAASEDGEEQFADYFRAQGRYTAGLSVRYEPSMITGGGEHQDLAKGFPIGMRFHSAPVVRLADARPVQLGHAARADGAWRLYLFADRVGPQAADGPFRRLCDHLASAASPLARFTPVGAEPDAVLDVRAILQQPHRTLESTALPAVLRPRKGRFALVDHEKAFCPDPQHTDIFDLRGIDRDRGCMVLVRPDQYVAHVLPLDATAQLNDFLDGVLREAD, from the coding sequence GTGCAGTTTCATCTCGACGGATACCGTCCCGGCGACCCTTCGGTGAAGGAGGCACACCCCGCCGCCCAGGACCTGGAGGCCGGCCTGCCCGAGACCGCCGATGTGCTGATCGTCGGCTGTGGTCCGGCCGGCCTGGTCCTGGCGGCGCAGCTGGCCGCCTTCCCCGGGATCCGGACATTGGTAGTGGATCGCAAGGACGGGCCGCTGCAGGTGGGGCAGGCCGACGGGGTCGCCTGCCGCACCGTGGAGATGTTCGAGGCCTTCGGCCTGGCCGAGCAACTGAAGCAGGAGGCCTACCAGGTCAACGAGGTGACCTTCTGGCGCCCCGACCCCACCGACCGCTCCTCGATCGTCCGCACCGGGCGGATCCAGGACGTCGAGGAGGGCATCTCCGAGATGCCGCACCTGATCGTGAACCAGGCCCGCATGCTGGACTTTCTGCGCGAGCACATGGCCGGTTCGGCCGCCCGCATCGCCCCGCACTACGGGCTGCGGGTGAGTGCGGTGGAGATCACCGGTGGTGCGGGCGCAGCGGAGGGCCCGGACGGCCCGGGGGAGTATCCGGTCGCCGTGACCCTGGAGCACCCCGGCGGCACATCCGTGGTGCGCGCCAAGTACGTGGTGGGCTGCGACGGTGCGCGCAGCGCGGTGCGCACCGCGATCGGGCGCCGGCTCGAGGGCGACGCGCTGAACCAGACCTGGGGTGTCCTGGACGTCCTGGTGGACACCGACTTCCCCGACATCCGGCTGAAGTCCGTGGTCCAGTCCGAGGCCGGCGCGCTCCTGATCATTCCGCGCGAAGGCGGCTACTTGGTGCGGCTCTACATCGAGCTGGACGCGGAGCGGTACGGGGATCTGCTGCGGGAGCGTGCAGTCACCCCTGAAGTCCTGGCCGCGGCCGCGAACCGGATCCTGCGTCCCTATCGGGTCGAGGTGAAGGACGTCGGCTGGTGGGCCGTCTACGAGGTCGGCCAACGGCTGTGCGCGAAGTTCGACGACGTGCCGGACGGTGAGACGGCCGACCGGCTGCCCCGTGTCTTCATCGCGGGCGACGCCTGCCACACCCACAGCGCCAAGGCCGGGCAGGGCATGAACGTGTCGATGGCCGACGCCTTCAACCTCGGCTGGAAGCTCGCCGGTGTGCTGACCGGCACGGCCGCCCCCGAACTGCTGCACACCTACTCCGCCGAGCGGCAGCAGGTCGCCCAGGACCTCATCGACTTCGACCGCGACTTCGCTTCCAAAATGGCTGCGGGCTCGGGCACCCCCGCAGCCGCATCGGAGGACGGTGAGGAGCAGTTCGCCGACTACTTCCGCGCCCAGGGCCGCTACACCGCCGGCCTGTCCGTCCGCTACGAGCCCTCGATGATCACGGGCGGCGGCGAGCACCAGGACCTCGCGAAGGGCTTCCCGATCGGGATGCGGTTCCACTCCGCGCCGGTGGTGCGACTCGCCGATGCCCGGCCCGTACAGCTGGGGCACGCGGCCCGGGCCGACGGCGCCTGGCGGCTGTACCTCTTCGCCGACCGGGTGGGGCCCCAGGCCGCCGACGGCCCGTTCCGCCGACTCTGCGACCATCTCGCCTCTGCGGCCTCCCCGTTGGCTCGCTTCACCCCCGTAGGCGCCGAACCGGATGCGGTCCTCGACGTCCGCGCGATCCTGCAGCAGCCGCACCGCACCCTTGAGTCGACCGCGCTGCCTGCGGTGCTGCGCCCCCGCAAGGGCCGCTTCGCCCTGGTGGACCACGAGAAGGCCTTCTGCCCGGACCCACAGCACACGGACATCTTCGACCTGCGCGGAATCGACCGGGACCGCGGCTGCATGGTGCTGGTCCGCCCCGACCAATACGTCGCCCACGTCCTTCCGCTGGACGCCACCGCGCAGCTGAACGACTTCCTCGACGGTGTCCTGCGCGAAGCCGACTGA
- a CDS encoding DUF4352 domain-containing protein, with the protein MGDSMSTYIRRAVFLAVPAVLVAVLTGCSSGDAAKGEAKPTKASASFAEMDAATPAEEPPATQAPVLVAGTNGPFDVHDDSGNAVKTQMNVKVESAKYVTASELDTSKKPEHGQYVALKLTLKNVGKAPGRFAAYGAMMWQDAKTAPQDCTTLEIVDGPDLDTEYAPGQSATGTVILDIPRKGGTVTYYDAPGAGAFAVLLPSSTHP; encoded by the coding sequence ATGGGGGATTCCATGAGCACCTACATTCGGCGTGCCGTTTTCCTGGCCGTTCCGGCCGTCCTCGTCGCAGTGCTGACGGGATGCTCCAGCGGGGACGCAGCCAAGGGTGAGGCGAAGCCGACGAAAGCGTCTGCGTCCTTCGCAGAGATGGACGCCGCCACGCCGGCCGAGGAACCGCCGGCCACCCAGGCGCCGGTGCTTGTCGCCGGAACAAACGGCCCCTTCGACGTCCACGACGACTCAGGCAACGCCGTGAAGACGCAGATGAACGTCAAGGTGGAGTCAGCGAAGTACGTGACGGCATCGGAACTCGACACGTCGAAAAAACCGGAGCACGGTCAATACGTCGCCCTCAAGCTGACGTTGAAGAACGTCGGCAAGGCGCCCGGTCGGTTCGCAGCGTACGGCGCAATGATGTGGCAAGACGCGAAGACCGCGCCTCAGGACTGCACCACGCTCGAGATCGTCGACGGTCCGGACCTCGATACGGAGTACGCGCCGGGACAGTCCGCGACAGGGACCGTCATCCTCGACATCCCGCGCAAGGGCGGCACCGTCACGTACTACGACGCCCCGGGTGCAGGCGCGTTCGCCGTGCTCCTGCCGTCCTCGACGCACCCGTAG
- a CDS encoding MerR family transcriptional regulator — MRIGGLARRTGVSERSLRYYEQEGLLSAERTPGGHRDYAEAAVARVQRIQELYAAGLCSSKIAKLLPCMRDSDGGPAATADDFLVSELTVERARIDKMIEDLQRSRSLLDGIIDHAAPAKTKIPPTPQA; from the coding sequence ATGCGAATCGGTGGGCTGGCCCGGCGCACGGGTGTCAGTGAGCGCTCGCTGCGCTATTACGAGCAGGAGGGCCTGCTGTCGGCCGAGCGGACCCCTGGCGGGCACCGGGATTACGCGGAGGCGGCGGTGGCCCGGGTGCAGCGAATTCAGGAACTCTACGCCGCGGGTCTGTGCAGCTCGAAGATCGCAAAGCTACTGCCCTGCATGCGCGACAGTGACGGCGGCCCGGCCGCGACAGCGGACGATTTCCTGGTGAGTGAGCTGACGGTGGAGCGCGCCCGCATCGACAAGATGATCGAGGATTTGCAGCGCTCCCGTTCCCTGCTGGACGGCATCATCGACCACGCAGCACCAGCGAAGACGAAGATTCCTCCGACGCCGCAGGCGTAG
- a CDS encoding alkene reductase, producing MTNETTTSPLLTPARLGSRELANRLVIAPMTRNRAESDGTPTPLMAEYYAQRATAGAIIAEASTPNAVGQTYPNITALHTDAHTAGWRQVTKAVEAAGGGPMFLQIQHGGRVGHPDNSSLTPIAPSPIPLPEPIYTPSGFQEAVTPREMTNDDIRQAISDFADAARRAVDAGFAGVEVHSANGYLLHQFLAPNTNHRTDAYGGSIENRIRFTTEVVDAVIDAIGAERTGLRISPGNTVNGITDTDADTLYPALIEANAGKSLAYLHIAFADPAQPLFARLRELWTGTLIANPVLPADQIPADGGREAAERLLATGADLIALGRPFLANPDLVHRIRTGAPINAVRAKYAMYTGGPTGYTDYPTLALRD from the coding sequence ATGACCAACGAAACGACGACTTCCCCGCTCCTGACCCCCGCCCGGCTCGGCTCCCGCGAATTGGCGAACCGCCTGGTTATTGCCCCTATGACCCGCAACCGCGCCGAGAGTGACGGCACCCCCACTCCGCTGATGGCCGAGTACTACGCCCAGCGCGCCACCGCCGGAGCGATCATCGCGGAGGCCTCCACCCCGAACGCGGTCGGCCAGACGTACCCGAACATCACCGCCCTGCACACGGACGCCCACACCGCCGGGTGGCGCCAGGTCACGAAGGCCGTCGAGGCGGCCGGCGGTGGCCCGATGTTTCTGCAGATCCAGCACGGTGGACGTGTCGGCCACCCTGACAACAGCAGCCTCACACCGATCGCTCCTTCTCCGATTCCGCTGCCCGAGCCGATCTACACCCCGTCCGGCTTCCAGGAAGCGGTCACCCCGCGCGAGATGACCAACGACGACATCCGGCAGGCCATCAGCGACTTCGCCGACGCTGCCCGCCGCGCCGTCGACGCCGGCTTCGCCGGAGTCGAGGTCCACAGCGCCAACGGCTACCTGCTCCACCAGTTCCTCGCCCCCAACACCAATCACCGCACCGACGCCTACGGCGGCAGCATCGAGAATCGCATCCGCTTCACCACCGAGGTCGTCGACGCCGTCATCGACGCCATCGGCGCGGAACGCACCGGCCTGCGCATCTCTCCCGGAAACACCGTCAACGGCATCACGGACACCGACGCCGACACCCTCTACCCGGCCCTGATCGAGGCCAACGCGGGCAAGAGCCTGGCCTACCTGCACATCGCGTTCGCCGACCCCGCGCAACCGCTCTTCGCCCGGCTGCGCGAACTCTGGACCGGCACACTCATCGCCAACCCCGTCCTGCCCGCCGACCAGATCCCCGCCGACGGCGGACGGGAAGCCGCCGAACGTCTCCTCGCGACCGGCGCCGACCTCATCGCGCTCGGCCGCCCGTTCCTCGCCAACCCCGACCTCGTCCACCGGATCCGCACCGGCGCACCGATCAACGCCGTCCGCGCCAAGTACGCGATGTACACCGGCGGCCCCACCGGATACACCGATTACCCCACCCTCGCTCTCCGGGACTGA